From a region of the Bacillota bacterium genome:
- the folD gene encoding bifunctional methylenetetrahydrofolate dehydrogenase/methenyltetrahydrofolate cyclohydrolase FolD, which translates to MTQTASIINGKALAAQVRQRLARRVQRLQERNGAVPGLAVILVGDNPASVVYVRNKRRACEELGIRSWVHHLPAETSAGALGDLIDRLNDDPEVHGVLLQLPLPGQLQAAAFLSRIDPQKDVDGFHPMNMGRLLEGRPYLVPCTPAGILELIDSTGIELEGKRAVVVGRSNIVGKPTALLLLSRHATVTICHSRTKNLPAVCREADVLVAAVGKARMVGGDWIKPGAVVIDVGINRTEEGQLAGDVDFEAASLVAGHITPVPGGVGPMTVAMLMENTVKAAETLLGVPAG; encoded by the coding sequence ATGACGCAAACGGCCAGCATTATCAACGGGAAAGCGCTGGCGGCTCAGGTCCGCCAGCGCCTGGCCCGGCGGGTGCAGCGCCTCCAGGAGCGAAACGGCGCCGTACCGGGCCTGGCAGTCATCCTGGTCGGGGACAACCCGGCGTCGGTGGTGTACGTGCGCAACAAGCGCCGGGCTTGCGAGGAGCTGGGCATCCGTTCGTGGGTGCACCACCTGCCCGCGGAAACCTCCGCCGGGGCACTCGGGGACCTGATCGACCGGCTCAACGACGACCCCGAAGTCCACGGGGTGCTGCTGCAGCTGCCGTTGCCGGGCCAGCTCCAAGCGGCGGCGTTCTTGTCCCGCATCGATCCCCAAAAGGACGTGGACGGCTTCCATCCAATGAACATGGGGCGCCTGCTCGAAGGCCGCCCGTACCTGGTGCCCTGCACGCCTGCCGGCATCCTGGAGCTCATCGACTCGACCGGGATCGAGCTTGAGGGCAAGCGCGCCGTGGTCGTGGGGCGCAGCAACATCGTGGGGAAGCCCACCGCGCTGTTGTTGCTATCGAGGCACGCCACCGTGACCATCTGCCACTCCCGCACCAAAAACCTGCCGGCCGTTTGCCGCGAGGCGGACGTGTTGGTGGCGGCCGTGGGCAAGGCGAGGATGGTCGGCGGCGACTGGATCAAGCCCGGCGCGGTCGTGATCGACGTGGGCATCAACCGCACCGAGGAGGGCCAGCTTGCCGGAGACGTGGATTTCGAAGCCGCCTCGCTCGTTGCCGGCCACATCACTCCGGTCCCTGGCGGGGTCGGCCCCATGACCGTAGCCATGCTGATGGAAAACACCGTAAAGGCGGCCGAGACCTTGCTGGGCGTGCCGGCGGGCTGA